In Chryseobacterium sp. C-71, the genomic window ATTACATTAGTTGTTATCCCGCCTACAAAATCAACCGTTTTAGTTGATAAAGAAATCTGTATAGAAAACAAAACAACATTAGATGCAGGCCCTGATTTTGACGGTTACCAATGGAGCACAGGAGCAACAACACAAATCATCAGTGACGTTACTGTAGGAACGTACTCCGTAATCCTTAAAAAAGGAGATTGTTTCACAAAACAAACAGTTACGGTTTATGCTACTCAGCAACCTGTAATTTCGAATATTGAAGTTACTACTAACGACATCACTGTATTAGCAATAGGAGGAACTGCTCCTTACAAATACTCAATTGATAATATCAACTGGCAGGATTCTAATGTTTTCACAGATATAAAAAGAGGGGATATTACGGTTTATGTAAGAGATTTCTTTAATTGCGAACCTTTAGAAGTGACCGTTACAGTTCCGAACATTGTTAATGTAATTACACCAAATGGTGACGGAATAAACGATGTCCTTGATTATTCTGCTTTAGCAAACAAACCTAATTTGTTATTAGGGATTTATGACAGATACGGAGTTAAAATATTTGAAGGAAACAAAGACACTGGTTATAAATGGGATGGAACCATCAACAAAACCAAAAAAGTTTCTACCGGAAATTACTGGTTCAGCATCAGCTGGAATGAAAGTAAAAACAAAACTCCAATCAAATTCTCTGGCTGGATTCTAGTGAAAAACAGAGAATAACTATGAAAAAAATTAATATTATGAAAAAAATTCTGTACACATTCTTAATTTTTTCGTCAGCAATACTATTTGGACAAAAAAACACTAAAGTTAAATTTGCTATCTGCAATGGTGCTGTGGGAACTACTGAAATGTTTGAGCCGTACAAAAAAGATATAGAAAATACCACTTTTTTTAAGGCTACAACAAAACTACCTCAACATCTACAAAAGTTCAATTACTTGGCTGAAGATGGCTTGACGGAAATCAAATTTAAGAAAAATGTAGGTGCACCGGATATCATGTCACTAGCAGCTCTTAATGAACAAAGCAATGTACCTAAAGATACAAAAGTAATGATTGATGGGTATGTGTTTGATAATCCTGAGACTAATATCTACAGTATAATGGTTAAAAGGATAGATGTAAAAGAAGATAATGGCAAAAAATATCTTTCCATCTTCACTTATGATAACTAAATAAAGTGAAAATTAATTTGGCCGGAGTAATTTCCGGCCATTTTTTTGATCTGTAAATTTAAATTAAGAACTATTAGATTGGAGGTTACAATTCCGAATATTATCAATGTAATTGCATCAAATGGCGACAGAGTAAACGATGTTCTTGAATATTCTGCTTAATTTGATCTTAGGAATTTATGACAGATACGGAGTTAAAATATTTAAAGGAAACAAAAACACTAGTTATAAATGGAATGTAAAGCATTAATAAAACCCAAAAAGTTTCTACCGGGAATTACTAACTCAGCATCAGCTGGAACGAAAGTAAAAACAAAACTCCAATCAAATTCTCAGACTTGATTTAGTTAAAACAGAGAATAACACTATTTTTCAGAATATTATGAAAACCTCCCGACTTTGAGTCGTGGTTTTTTTTGTTTATTTTTAAATGATTCAACGTATTTTATTATTAAATTTGTGATATAATCAAATACAGAATGAAGAAACTTCTATCTTTTTTTCTTATTTTTTACATATTCTCTATTTCTTTTGCACAATTAGATAGAGAGCATTGGTTTGCGCCGATGGTGGATAGAACAGGAAACCCAAACCCTTACCAGAAACTATACCTTTCTACAAATCGTACAACGCCTTTTCCTGTAACAATTTATAACAACAATGTTGTTATAGGAACCGTTACAATCAGTAAAAACAATCCTCAAAAATTTGATGTTTTAAGAAATTATATCATCACAACTTTGCAGACTGATCTGTTTACGCCAACTACAAAAGGTCTTTATGTAAAAGCTGATTTTCCTTTTTATGCCAACTTAAGATTTTCGGTCTTAAATCATGCAGAAATCATTACATCTAAAGGCATACCATCAACAGGGAAAAACTTTTTTGCGGCTAACGCCCCTATTACGGTGAGTAATGGTATTCTGAATTTCATGACCAGTATTTTGGCTACAGAAGACAATACAACCGTAACTATTTCGGGATATAAGCCGACTGTACAATTTTCAAACGGAACAACAGGATTGACCAATCCTACGATGACTTTTATTTTAAATAAAGGACAATCTTACATCATCGACGGTATCGGGAATATTGCCGGTAATTTTGACGGATTTTTAGGAGCAAAAATAACAGCCGACAAAGCCGTAAATGTCACAAACGGAAATTTCAACGGTCAGTATTCAGGAAATGTACCTCTGAGCTCAGATATTTTGATGGATCAATCCGTACCGATAGAACAGCTTGGAACTCAGTTTGCGCTCGTAAAAGGTAACGGAAGTATTGGCACTAACATGGAAGGTGCTTTGGTTATTGCCACCCAAGACAACACCCAGATTTTTCTTAATAATGAAGGATTACCGATAACAACATTAAACACTGGTCAATATTATGTCGTTCCTGATTCTAAGTATCAACTTCAGGGAACAACTCATTATAATTTGTACATAAGAACCACTAAAAACGCTTATGTTTATCAGCTTCTTGCCGGAGATGCTTTAGGAGGAAGTGAATCGGCAACCGGTGGATTTAATTTTATCCCTGCACTAAGCTGCTATCTTCCTAAACAAATTGACGAAATTGGTTTAATTAATGAAAATTTTGTTCACTCAAATGTCAATCCAGCAGGAATTCTGAATATTCCTACTAAATTAAATCTAGTGACTGAGCGTGGAGCAGTTGTTACTGTCAACGGAGCTTTTCCGCCAGCGAGCACAGGACCATTTGACATCACTGGTCTCAATCAGTGGGTAACTTACGGCATTCCAAATACAACGGGAACTATAACCGTAGTTTCAACCAAAGCTATTACAGCAGGAATCACAGCAGGAAGTGATGCGGTAGGATATGGAGGTTTCTTTGCGGGTTTCTCAACTCAGCCAGTCATTTTAAAATCTGGTGGAGATTGTGTTCCGGGGATTGTATTGACAGTTGACCCAATCATTTACGAAACCTATCAATGGTACCGAAACGGAATTCTCATTATTGGTGCTACTTCAGCCTCTTACACTCCTACAGAATCAGGAAATTACACATGCTCTGTGACAATGGGAAGTTGCGCGCCTTTAGTAACGGCTGTTTATAAAGTTTTAAATTGTGTGAAGCTAACAAACGTAACTTACAATATTTGCGAAAACAAAGTAATTACACCTGCATTTACTACTTCAACACAAACTCCCGTAGCATCAACAGTCTCAATTGTTACAGCTCCAACTCTCGGAACTGCAACCATCAATACTACGTCAGGGGTTATTACATATACTCCAACCAATCCGGCAGTAGCAGGAACAGATACTTTTGTATATACTTTCTGTGGTAACGATCTTATATTTACAGATTGTGAAACTGTGACCGTAACGATAAATATTCAACCTGTTACAGTTAACAATGCAACTTTAACTTCTTGCAACATAAACGGTCTAGGTACATTCGACTTAACGACAGCTAATGTTACAACAAATTCGCCAGTCGTTAAAACTTATTATACCAGCTTACTGGCGGCACAGACAGAAAATGCAGCAGGGCAAATACTTGTTCCCACATCACATTCTGCTCCGGCAGGAACTATTGTGTATGTTTTGGTCAAAAATCCTACAGGCTGTAAGAATATTGCACAAATAACACTTAATCTTTTTCCACTGGCTGTAGTTACACCTGCAAATTTTGGAAACCAATGTGATGAAAATCTTGACGGAACAGTAAATGTCGTTTTATCAGATATTACTCCATTGATACTGAATAATCCAACCTACTTTACCAATGTCAGATATTACGCTTTATTAGCTGATGCCAACTTAGGAAACGCCAATACACTTCCTAATAACTGGAGCTATGCAGTGAATACCACAATCTACATTCGGGTAGAATCTCCGGACGGATGTGCAACGGTAGTTCAGCCCATTAATTTTACGGTTGGTTCAAGACTACCTTTAATAACAACAACTCTAGTTCTTGATTTCTGTGATGACGATTTAGACGGAATCAAACCTGTAAATCTTTCACAATTTGTTTCACAGTTTACGTCAGACCCTTTGGTATCTGTAAGTTATCATTTGACCCTACTCGATGCTCAAAACGACGCAGCACCCATAAGCGGAGCTGTGAATCTAACGGGCACACAAACCTATTTTATTCGATTTGAAAAAACCGGGTTTTGTCCCAATGTTGCCACTATTAGAATTAATTTAAAAATTCCGAAAAAATCTGATATCTTAACGGATAAAGTAATATGTCCAAAGGCTCAAACCACTTTAGATGCCGGGTCAGGATTTACAGCCTATCTTTGGAGTACAGGAGCCACTACCCCATCAATTTCCAATGTTCCTGCCGGAGACTACTGGGTAGAGCTTACATTTAACGGCTGTGTATACAAGCAATTTGTCAATGTTTCTGAATCTGTACTGCCTGTAATCACTTCCATCGACATCAACGGAACAACAGTAACAATTGGCGTAACAGGAGGTGTTCCACCATATGAGTACTCATTAGATAATATCACTTGGCAAAGCTCGAATATCTTTTATAACGTTCAGCGTGGCAATCATAAAGTGTACATCAGAGATTCACAAAATTGTGATGTTGTAGAACAAGAATTCGTGATTATTAATTTAATCAATACCATTACACCAAACGGAGACGGCCATAATGACGTTATTGATTACTCATCCTTGATGAACAAAGATAATCTTGAATTCAGAATATTTGACCGATATGGCGCGGAACTTTTCCGTGGTTCAGCTTCCAATAGATTTACCTGGGACGGAAAAATGAAAGGAAGACCTGTATCAACAGCGACCTACTGGTACTTTCTTGCCTGGACAGAATTCGGGAAGGTCACTACCGTAAAATATACCAGCTGGCTTTTGGTGAAAAACAGAAACGACAGCTTGTGGGATAAATAATTTTGATATTTGGAAATCGGATGTTCCATTTATAACATTCATTAACAGTTTAAATCAAAGTTTAATATAATTTTAACCTGTTTTCGATCGATTAAAGATATAAAATGATGCTTTTCTTGTGTAATTTTGCACATTATATGAAGAAAGCAATTACCCTTTTGTTATTAATTTTTATTATTAAAATTAATGCACAGATTTTTACGGGACAAGTATTTTTGAGAGACAATTCTGTATTGTATCTCAATCAGGTATATGTTACCAATCTTACCACATATAAAACCGTTCTTACAAATTACAACGGAGATTACACCATACAGGGAAATCCTGGTGATGTGATTCGCTTTACTTCAATCATTACCGAAAGAAAAGACGTTACGTTATCTGAAAAAAGTTTTGGGATAAGAAATTTAATCGAATTGAAAGTTGCCTATCACGATATTCAGGAAGTTGTGATCAACAGATTTAGACCTACCGGAAATTTGCGATATGACGTTAATTCATTAAGAAAAGAAGACAAAGCCTACGCTCTGAAGAAGGTAATCGGTCTCCCAGAACCTAAAGGAGACGGCACGCCACCAGAACTTCCGGTGGCTGGTCTGAGAGATGGCGGACTTACCTTCAGCTTAGAAAGTATTTTTGACATTCTTTCTGGCGAACGAAAGAAAAAGCAGCGTTATGTAGCTTATGAAAGAATGAATAAATCTGTAGTAAACATCAAAAATTATTTAGGTAAAGATTATTTTACCAGATTTAAAATTCCGGAAAATCTAATTGATAATTTCTTACAATTTGTATATACTTCTGAAAATATTGAAAGCTATGTACAGAGTGGTAATTTTGAAGCTATCAAGATTCCTATAGAAAAATATTTACCTATTTACCAGCGGAGATTAAGAAATTCCCACCTGCAGGATGTTTTGAAATAAATATCCTTTTATGGCACGTTCTTTTCTCTCATCAACATATTTGAAATTTTTAATATTAAAATTTAAACTAACATTTCGGAATAAATCTAAATTTTCAGTTTGTTTTAAATGATTATTTCAAAAGAAACACAAATGACTCACCACAGTTTTACATTAAATGAAAAAGTTATTTTTACTCTTTACCACACTTTTATTCGTCTGTCTTTCTGCTCAAAAACAAGGCAAAGACTATAGCAATATTTTGAAAAGTAAAAGCATTTACGAAATCAATGCTTTTCTAAGAGACGCTCATCCTGATGATCCCCGCAGGTCAGTTTTGAAACCAAAGGTGATGGAATTGATGAAAGATTACATCAAAAACGCACCTCCGGGAGACCAAAAAGTGAGACAGATGCAAGATTGGCTGGCAATGCTGAAAAGAAAATCTTCTACCAAAATTACTTTTGACGAGATGAATGCCATCATCAAGCAAAAGCAAATTGCAAAATATCAAAAAGAACTACAAGTGGGGCAGTCTGCAATTGTGTACACCAAAAGTTCTCCACAAAACGTTTATGTAACTCCTTCTGCAACAGCAAAAACTAAAACAACAGCAGTAATTGCTGATAACGAAGCATCAGAATTTAATATGTTGATGGCAGATAATCCTGTAGAACATAAAAATAAGACCGTAAAGATTCTTAATTCACTTTTTGACAATGATCCGAATGCTAAAGAATGCATTGTCATGATTGAGAACAAATCTGACTGTAATATCATTGTAAGAATAGAAGGTATTGGAAACACAAAATACAGACTTCCTGTTCCTGCGCATGGCGACAATTCTATGGTTATACAAAAGGGAGATTATCTATTTACAAGTATCGTTTGCGGTGCTCAGTACGCTTCACAAAAAACGATTCAAAAACCCTTGATGGTCGCTTTGGGGAGCTCATCTAAATAATTAGTTTAAAAACATATTTTCAAATCTGTTTTTCTCTTTAAAAATCAAAGAGATTGTATCATATTTTTGCTAATTTTGCAGGTTCATATATATTACATGGGCAAGAACAAATTAGCAAGATTCGCAGAGAACAAAATATTACCAAACGTCATTCAACCAACCAGAGATGAAGCTCTTAACAGCTTTGAACTGAAAGGAAACTGGAGAAAAGATTTCTTTAAAAATGACCAACCTATTGTTCTCGAATTAGGCTGTGGAAAAGGAGAATATACCGTAGGTCTTGCCAAGACATTCACCGAAAAGAATTTCATCGGAATCGACATCAAAGGAGCCAGATTTTGGTTTGGAGCCAAAGAAGCGGTTGAAAATGACATGAAAAACGTAGCATTCATTCGTTCTCAAATCGAATTGGTAGACCACTTTTTTGCAGAAAATGAAGTTGATGAAATCTGGATTACTTTCCCTGATCCACAAATCAAGTACAGACGTACAAAACACAGACTAACACACCCCGATTTTCTTGAGAGATATAAAAAGTTCTTAAAACCTGGCGGAATTGTTCATCTTAAAACAGATTCAGAGTTTTTGCACGGGTACACTTTAGGTTATCTGCAAGGTGCAGGTTACGAAATCATCAGCGCTCACCATGATATCTATGGCGCTGCAGAGTACGATCCGGGAACACCCCATTTAAGAGATATAAAAACCTATTACGAAGAACTTTTTTCAGCAAAAGGAAAAACAATAACTTATATAAAATTTAGAATTAATTAAATGAAATAATAAACTGATGAAAAAAAATTACCTCATCATTTTATTCTTCACTCTCACTTCTTCATGCTCTACACAAACCAGTAATCATGAAGACATTTTAAAAAACACAAACATTACCGAGATTGAAGAATATTTGAAAACCGCGCACCCGGAAGACCCGAAAAGGCGCATTTTAAAATCAAAACTAATTGCGCTTAAAAACAGTGAATGGACAAAAGGTTCTGCCACAGCAAAACCAATGGAAGTTCGCCCTATTATTACAGAAATTCCGCAAAACTTCAAAACTAATCTTATTGCTAAAGACTCTGAAGAGTTTAAGAAACTAATGTCAGAAACTTCTTCTGAACACAAAGAAAAAACTGTACAATTGCTCAATGCGATGTTTAGTGAAGACATTAACAGTAAAGAAGCAATTTTACTTTTCAGGAATAATTCTGATTGTAATTTGGTTTTAAAAATCAGTGGAAAGAAATTTTACAATTTAGCCGTTCCTGCTCACAATGAGAATTTTATTGTTGTAGATAAAGATCATTACTCTCTTTCATCTAATATATGCGATGTGGAGTATGCATCAAAAAGGCAGATCAATAAAAATATTCAAATAGCAATCAATAACCCTCAGTATAAATTTAATGAAAATGAAAAATTGGCTTTAAATGAAGGATCAGGTAGGGATACAAACAATCAATCTTCAACAAAAAAAACTAATTTAGCCAAGCAAAAAAAGACTAAAAAGAAACGTTGATATGAAAAAACTGCTAATCGGATTTGTAATTTTTCTGCTTTTAAATAGTTGCGGGAGTACATATAATAACTATCCTGTCATAAGTTCACCATCGAATACTGAAAGAGAGTATAATGAGGTGTTGAAAACTTACAAATCTGAAACTGCAGAAGTATTAACCTATTTACTGAATGAAACATCACCAAATGATCCCAAAACAGCACTGACGGTTGAGAACACTTCTAGATGCAATATGGTTTTAACCGTTAGTTCAAATAATTATTACAAAAAGATCCCAATCGGTGCCGGAAAAATAGGCTCTTTGATGATTCTTAAAAATCAGACATATAAATTATCGGGAATGGTTTGCCAGTCAGCATATCAGTCTTCTAAATTTATTACGTCAGCCTATTCAATAAAGCTTTCAAATTAATTAAATTACAGTATGTTTAGGCTAAAGCCAATACTGATTTTAAAAATTCGAAAACGGGCTAAAGCCTGTTCCTATTGATTGTAGTTGCAATTTAAAAATCAAGTTTAAACTAAAATTTAATATTAAAGCATAAAAAAACCGCTAAACAAGTTTAGCGGTTTTTATTATTTAAGATAAAATCTTCAATTATTCAGCAGAAGCGTCGAAATCTGCGTCTTTATCAGCAGATACTACTTCTCCTTCTTCTTTAGATTTTTCTTTATCAGCTTTTCTCTGAGACTGACCTTCTTTGATAGAATCTGAAACTACGTTTAAGATCATATCGATAGATTTTGAAGCATCATCGTTTCCTGGGATAACGAAGTCTACTTTTCTTGGGTCAGAGTTTGTATCAACAATACCGAAAACTGGAATACCTAATTTCTTAGCTTCAGTTACAGCGATGTGTTCTCTCATGATATCTACAACAAAGATTGCAGAAGGAAGACGCACCATGTCAGAGATAGAACCTAAGTTTTTCTCTAAGTTAGCTCTTTGTCTGTCAACTTGTAATCTTTCTTTTTTAGATAAAGTTTCGAACGTACCGTCTTTTTTCATTTTGTCGATAGAGTTCATTTTCTTTACAGCTTTTCTGATTGTAACGAAATTCGTTAGCATACCTCCCGGCCATCTTTCTGTAATATAAGGCATATTAAGTTCAGCAGCGTGCTTAGCAACTACTTCTTTCGCTTGCTTTTTGGTAGCTACGAAAAGAACTTTTTTACCTGCAGAAGTTAATTTTTCTAAAGCGCTGCACGCTTCATCCAATTTAACAGCTGTTTTATGTAAGTCTACAATGTGAATACCATTTTTCTCCATAAAAATGTATGGAGCCATATTTGGATTCCACTTTCTAGTCATGTGACCGAAGTGTACACCAGCCTCTAGAAGGTCTTTTACATTTGCTTTTGCCATGTTTTCTGTTTTTGTTAGTTTACTTTCCGTTTCTTAAACAATCAACGACTTCTTTAGATGGGAGAAGTGTTTGGATGCTAAACGTAACGGGCAATTTGGCATTTGCTTATTGCTAATAGCAATTGGCTTTTTGCCGAGTTAATAAGTTAATAAAAAGTTGTTAACTTTCTGTAGCCAATAGCTAATAGCCATTCGCCAACAGCAAATCTTAACGTTTTGAGAACTGGAATCTCTTTCTTGCTTTTTTCTGACCTGGTTTCTTTCTTTCTACCATTCTTGCATCTCTTGTAAGTAAACCTGCAGGCTTCAATAACAATCTGTATTCAGCATTGATTTCGCAAAGCGCTCTAGAAATACCTAATCTGATAGCTTCTGCCTGACCTGTATTACCACCACCGAAAACATTTACGGTAACGTCATACTGACCAACAGTCTCAGAAAGGATAAACGGCTGATTTAATTTATAAACCATTACGTCTGTAGAGAAATAAGTTGCAGCTTCTTTACCGTTTACTGTAATCACACCAGAACCTGGCTTTACATAAACTCTTGCTACAGAAGTCTTTCTTCTTCCGATTTTGTGAACTATAGACATATTAATTATTTAAATTCGTTAATATTAAGTGTTTTAGGCTGTTGAGCTTCATGCTTGTGCTCAGTTCCTTCATATAAATAAAGGTTTTTGAACAAAGCAGATCCTAATTTAGTTTTTGGAAGCATACCTTTTACAGATTTTTCCAATACTTTCAAAGAATCTTTCTTTAGAAGTTCAGTAGCCGTCATAGACTTTTGACCTCCAGGATAACCTGTATGCCAAATGTAAGTCTTGTCTTCCCACTTGGTTCCGGAAAGGGTAACTTTCCCAGCATTCAAAACAATAACATTATCACCACAATCTACGTGAGGTGTAAAGTTTGCTTTGTGCTTACCTCTCAAAATCTTTGCAACCTTAGAAGCTAGTCTTCCTAACGGTTGTCCTTCAGCGTCTACTACAACCCATTCTTTATTTGCAGTAGCTTTGTTCGCTGAAACAGTTTTGTAACTTAATGTATTCACACGTTTTAGTTAAAGATTAAACATAATTTTCCCCATAAGGGTGTGCAAAGGTACAAATTATTTTTAGATTGTGAAAACATATTTAAACTTAATAAATCTGCATCTATATATATGGTTAGATTTAAATATTTCAATAACAGTTTTCAAAGAAGAATTTTTGAAGCTAATATTAATTACGCAAAGACTTATTAGCTCTTAAACTTGCAATTAAATAATACGCCACAAAAACCGTAGAGAATTTGAGAATGGCAGGAATTGCCAATTCAAGACTAAATAGTAGGTAACCAATTAGAACCAAGAGTCCCATTGCCGCAAAAGAACTCAATAACTTTTGAACTAAAGTAAATTTAGGAGTATCAAGATAGTAAGACAATCCCCAGGCTGAGCCGAAAGCAATCGCATAAAAAATATCTAACCCAATATTTTCACTGCTGATGAAAAAATAATTGATCACAAAACTGAGAACCGTTCCTAAAGCGAAATACATCAATGCTTTCTGCATACTATTTTAATATGACGCAAAAATAACGAATTTTATTTTGAGAGAAAACCTTTGCACTTTAATTTGTCAGATTAATAAAAACCCAAAAACAGTAAATTTAGATTTTAAAAATTTTATTTAAATATTTAAATATCAATATCTTGAATAATTAAAATAAGTTTTTATTAAATTGTTATATTTGGAAACTTAGAAATTTTCTACAATCAATATGGAAACCCAAAAATATACTCCAACAAACAAAGTAAGAATTGTAACAGCAGCGTCGTTATTCGACGGTCATGATGCAGCTATTAATATCATGCGTCGTGTGATTCAGGGAACAGGATGTGAAGTCATTCACCTTGGCCATGACAAATCTGCTGAAGAGGTTGTAAATACAGCCATTCAGGAGGACGCCAACGCAATTGCATTAACTTCTTATCAAGGTGGTCACAACGAATATTTTAAATATATCTATGACCTTTTAAGAGAGAAAAACTCTCCGCAGATCAAAATTTTTGGCGGTGGCGGCGGTGTTATTCTGCCTGAAGAAATCGAAGACATCATGTCTTACGGAATCGACAGAATTTATTCTCCGGACGACGGTCGTGAGCTTGGTTTACAGGGAATGATCGATGATTTGGTAAAAAGATCAGATTTTGCGACCGGAAGAGATGTTGAAGCAAGTGATTTAG contains:
- a CDS encoding T9SS type B sorting domain-containing protein; translated protein: MKKLLSFFLIFYIFSISFAQLDREHWFAPMVDRTGNPNPYQKLYLSTNRTTPFPVTIYNNNVVIGTVTISKNNPQKFDVLRNYIITTLQTDLFTPTTKGLYVKADFPFYANLRFSVLNHAEIITSKGIPSTGKNFFAANAPITVSNGILNFMTSILATEDNTTVTISGYKPTVQFSNGTTGLTNPTMTFILNKGQSYIIDGIGNIAGNFDGFLGAKITADKAVNVTNGNFNGQYSGNVPLSSDILMDQSVPIEQLGTQFALVKGNGSIGTNMEGALVIATQDNTQIFLNNEGLPITTLNTGQYYVVPDSKYQLQGTTHYNLYIRTTKNAYVYQLLAGDALGGSESATGGFNFIPALSCYLPKQIDEIGLINENFVHSNVNPAGILNIPTKLNLVTERGAVVTVNGAFPPASTGPFDITGLNQWVTYGIPNTTGTITVVSTKAITAGITAGSDAVGYGGFFAGFSTQPVILKSGGDCVPGIVLTVDPIIYETYQWYRNGILIIGATSASYTPTESGNYTCSVTMGSCAPLVTAVYKVLNCVKLTNVTYNICENKVITPAFTTSTQTPVASTVSIVTAPTLGTATINTTSGVITYTPTNPAVAGTDTFVYTFCGNDLIFTDCETVTVTINIQPVTVNNATLTSCNINGLGTFDLTTANVTTNSPVVKTYYTSLLAAQTENAAGQILVPTSHSAPAGTIVYVLVKNPTGCKNIAQITLNLFPLAVVTPANFGNQCDENLDGTVNVVLSDITPLILNNPTYFTNVRYYALLADANLGNANTLPNNWSYAVNTTIYIRVESPDGCATVVQPINFTVGSRLPLITTTLVLDFCDDDLDGIKPVNLSQFVSQFTSDPLVSVSYHLTLLDAQNDAAPISGAVNLTGTQTYFIRFEKTGFCPNVATIRINLKIPKKSDILTDKVICPKAQTTLDAGSGFTAYLWSTGATTPSISNVPAGDYWVELTFNGCVYKQFVNVSESVLPVITSIDINGTTVTIGVTGGVPPYEYSLDNITWQSSNIFYNVQRGNHKVYIRDSQNCDVVEQEFVIINLINTITPNGDGHNDVIDYSSLMNKDNLEFRIFDRYGAELFRGSASNRFTWDGKMKGRPVSTATYWYFLAWTEFGKVTTVKYTSWLLVKNRNDSLWDK
- a CDS encoding DUF6759 domain-containing protein, encoding MKKLFLLFTTLLFVCLSAQKQGKDYSNILKSKSIYEINAFLRDAHPDDPRRSVLKPKVMELMKDYIKNAPPGDQKVRQMQDWLAMLKRKSSTKITFDEMNAIIKQKQIAKYQKELQVGQSAIVYTKSSPQNVYVTPSATAKTKTTAVIADNEASEFNMLMADNPVEHKNKTVKILNSLFDNDPNAKECIVMIENKSDCNIIVRIEGIGNTKYRLPVPAHGDNSMVIQKGDYLFTSIVCGAQYASQKTIQKPLMVALGSSSK
- the trmB gene encoding tRNA (guanosine(46)-N7)-methyltransferase TrmB, which produces MGKNKLARFAENKILPNVIQPTRDEALNSFELKGNWRKDFFKNDQPIVLELGCGKGEYTVGLAKTFTEKNFIGIDIKGARFWFGAKEAVENDMKNVAFIRSQIELVDHFFAENEVDEIWITFPDPQIKYRRTKHRLTHPDFLERYKKFLKPGGIVHLKTDSEFLHGYTLGYLQGAGYEIISAHHDIYGAAEYDPGTPHLRDIKTYYEELFSAKGKTITYIKFRIN
- a CDS encoding DUF6759 domain-containing protein, encoding MKKNYLIILFFTLTSSCSTQTSNHEDILKNTNITEIEEYLKTAHPEDPKRRILKSKLIALKNSEWTKGSATAKPMEVRPIITEIPQNFKTNLIAKDSEEFKKLMSETSSEHKEKTVQLLNAMFSEDINSKEAILLFRNNSDCNLVLKISGKKFYNLAVPAHNENFIVVDKDHYSLSSNICDVEYASKRQINKNIQIAINNPQYKFNENEKLALNEGSGRDTNNQSSTKKTNLAKQKKTKKKR
- a CDS encoding DUF6759 domain-containing protein, producing MKKLLIGFVIFLLLNSCGSTYNNYPVISSPSNTEREYNEVLKTYKSETAEVLTYLLNETSPNDPKTALTVENTSRCNMVLTVSSNNYYKKIPIGAGKIGSLMILKNQTYKLSGMVCQSAYQSSKFITSAYSIKLSN
- the rpsB gene encoding 30S ribosomal protein S2 — protein: MAKANVKDLLEAGVHFGHMTRKWNPNMAPYIFMEKNGIHIVDLHKTAVKLDEACSALEKLTSAGKKVLFVATKKQAKEVVAKHAAELNMPYITERWPGGMLTNFVTIRKAVKKMNSIDKMKKDGTFETLSKKERLQVDRQRANLEKNLGSISDMVRLPSAIFVVDIMREHIAVTEAKKLGIPVFGIVDTNSDPRKVDFVIPGNDDASKSIDMILNVVSDSIKEGQSQRKADKEKSKEEGEVVSADKDADFDASAE
- the rpsI gene encoding 30S ribosomal protein S9, with translation MSIVHKIGRRKTSVARVYVKPGSGVITVNGKEAATYFSTDVMVYKLNQPFILSETVGQYDVTVNVFGGGNTGQAEAIRLGISRALCEINAEYRLLLKPAGLLTRDARMVERKKPGQKKARKRFQFSKR
- the rplM gene encoding 50S ribosomal protein L13 is translated as MNTLSYKTVSANKATANKEWVVVDAEGQPLGRLASKVAKILRGKHKANFTPHVDCGDNVIVLNAGKVTLSGTKWEDKTYIWHTGYPGGQKSMTATELLKKDSLKVLEKSVKGMLPKTKLGSALFKNLYLYEGTEHKHEAQQPKTLNINEFK